A stretch of the Alnus glutinosa chromosome 6, dhAlnGlut1.1, whole genome shotgun sequence genome encodes the following:
- the LOC133871835 gene encoding uncharacterized protein LOC133871835 has protein sequence MPRPGPRPYECVRKAWHSERQKPIRGSLIQEIFRVVNEVHSSATKKNKEWQEKLPIVVLKAEEIMYSKANSEAEYMDLKTLWERTNDAINTIIRRDESTENGKLLQPCIEAALNLGCTPRRTSRSQRNSNPRCYLSPSTQEASGVTNVTVENSNQGTYTANPKYISHYPNFAKPTMISTNPSPVALNNDCASNKPPFASENVQPSSNNPSLHMENYPASNFYSVYPLYYGNRRQFEEPRPGFGISKLTSNILEPAKMGVENPFCCNVDASYKMTETNTRRTPENTFNSVCDLSLRLGPVPVTCPSVGKIKLQDVEDVGSGTSPNGSKFIGQSPQVDKKSSFFPGGNVYGPSDSCPSKWSFEGKSRNVEATMRKRKADFNHPVEDQQFFWQPKLPCSHLTGSMRNAGS, from the exons ATGCCTAGACCAGGCCCAAGACCTTATGAGTGCGTTAGGAAAGCTTGGCACAGTGAAAGGCAAAAACCCATCAGAGGTTCTCTCATTCAAGAGATTTTCAG GGTTGTCAATGAGGTTCATAGCTCGGCTactaaaaagaacaaagaatggCAAGAGAAGCTCCCTATTGTTGTGCTCAAAGCAGAAGAAATTATGTACTCCAAAGCCAATTCTGAG GCTGAATACATGGACCTTAAAACACTGTGGGAGCGAACGAATGACGCCATTAATACAATTATTAGACGGGATGAGAGTACCGAAAATGGAAAGCTTCTCCAGCCTTGTATTGAAG CTGCTCTAAATTTGGGCTGCACGCCAAGAAGAACATCAAGGAGCCAACGGAATAGCAACCCAAGGTGTTATCTGAGTCCAAGCACTCAAGAGGCCTCCGGTGTTACTAATGTCACAGTAGAGAATTCTAATCAAGGGACTTATACTGCTAATCCGAAGTACATATCTCATTATCCAAATTTTGCAAAACCCACTATGATTTCTACAAATCCAAGCCCTGTTGCCCTAAACAATGATTGTGCCTCTAACAAGCCTCCCTTTGCATCTGAGAATGTTCAGCCATCTAGTAATAACCCCAGCTTACATATGGAAAACTATCCAGCATCAAACTTTTATTCTGTTTATCCTTTGTATTATGGAAATCGCCGACAGTTTGAAGAACCTCGGCCTGGTTTTGGAATCTCTAAGTTGACTTCTAACATTTTGGAGCCTGCCAAGATGGGTGTTGAGAACCCCTTTTGCTGTAATGTAGATGCTTCCTATAAGATGACCGAAACTAATACAAGGAGAACTCCTGAGAATACATTTAATAGCGTCTGTGATCTATCATTGCGATTGGGTCCTGTCCCTGTTACATGCCCGAGTGTTGGAAAGATTAAGCTCCAAGATGTTGAAGATGTTGGTTCTGGTACTTCTCCAAATGGAAGCAAGTTTATTGGTCAGTCACCACAGGTGGATAAAAAGTCCTCTTTCTTTCCTGGGGGAAATGTTTATGGACCATCAGACTCCTGTCCAAGTAAATGGAGTTTTGAGGGTAAAAGTAGGAATGTCGAAGCAACAATGAGAAAGCGAAAGGCAGATTTTAATCATCCTGTGGAGGATCAGCAGTTCTTTTGGCAGCCAAAGCTTCCTTGTAGTCACTTAACTGGAAGTATGAGAAATGCAGGTTCGTAG